A stretch of Mus musculus strain C57BL/6J chromosome 19, GRCm38.p6 C57BL/6J DNA encodes these proteins:
- the Bbip1 gene encoding BBSome-interacting protein 1 isoform X1 — MVSSSWRIVMLVTDFSSKAQKTASSTLQMAEVKSMFREVLPKQGQLSVEDVTTMVLCKPKLLPLKSLTLEKLEKMQQAAQDTVRQQEMAEKATSK; from the exons ATGGTCTCTAGTTCCTGGAGAATTGTCATGTTGGTAACTGATTTCTCATCGAAGGCGCAAAAGACTGCATCCAGCACTTTACAGATGGCAGAAGTGAAGTCGATGTTCCGAGAAGTCCTTCCAAAACAAG GGCAGTTGTCTGTGGAAGATGTAACCACAATGGTGCTGTGTAAACCCAAGCTCTTGCCCTTAAAATCTCTGACGCTGGAAAAACTGGAGAAAATGCAGCAAGCAGCACAGGATACAGTCCGTCAACAAGAAATGGCAGAAAAGGCAACGAGCAAATAA
- the Bbip1 gene encoding BBSome-interacting protein 1, which yields MAEVKSMFREVLPKQGQLSVEDVTTMVLCKPKLLPLKSLTLEKLEKMQQAAQDTVRQQEMAEKATSK from the exons ATGGCAGAAGTGAAGTCGATGTTCCGAGAAGTCCTTCCAAAACAAG GGCAGTTGTCTGTGGAAGATGTAACCACAATGGTGCTGTGTAAACCCAAGCTCTTGCCCTTAAAATCTCTGACGCTGGAAAAACTGGAGAAAATGCAGCAAGCAGCACAGGATACAGTCCGTCAACAAGAAATGGCAGAAAAGGCAACGAGCAAATAA